The window AAGCGGGCCCGCCGCCGCCAGCGACGCCCGACCGCGGTGTTCTGGCGGGCCCTGCGCTCGTTCGCCACCCGCAAGATCGGCATCGCCACCCTCGCGGTGCTCGGGGTCATCGTGGTGTTCGGCTTCCTGCTCGCCCACGCCGAGCGCGTCAGCGTCGCCGAGGCGCTTTACGTCGCGCTGGTGACCACGATCAGCGGCGCCGACCCGGATCCGGGAAAGGCCGCGTCCGCGCAGGTCATGCAGGTGGTGCTGAACCTCGCCGGGCTGGCGCTGATCCCGCTGATCACCGCGGCCGTGGTGGACGGCATGGTCAACGCCCGGCTGGCGCTCGACGACGGCCGGCTTCGCCGGCCCCGCAAGGACCACGTGGTGGTGGTCGGGCTCGGCAACGTCGGAACCAGGGTCATGTGGCAGCTCCACGACCTCGGCATCGAGGTGGTCGCAGTCGACAAGGACCCGGAGGCGCGGGGAGCGACGGTCGCCCGCCGGTTGAACATTCCGCTGATCGTCGGCGACGGTGCCCGGGAGGAGATCCTGGAGGCCGCCTCGGTGGCCACCTGCCAGGCGTTGGTGGTGGTCTCCACCGACGACGTCACCAACCTCCAGGCGGCGTTGAACGCCCGGGCGGCCAAGTCCGACCTGCGGGTGGTGCTCCGCCTGTACGACGGTGACCTCGCCGACCGGATCCAGAAGGCATTCAACATCAACATTTCCCGGAGCGTGTCGTACCTGGCCGCGCCGTCGTTCGCCGCCGCCCTGCTCAACCGCGAGATGATCGCGACCATCCCGATCAGTCGGCACGCGCTGCTGGTCGCCGAGGTCCCGATCACCGAGGGCGCCGCGCTGATCGGCCGCGAACTCGTCCAGGTCGACCAGGCCGCCGGCGTACGGGTGATCGGGCTGACCCCGGCCGGGCAGCCGAACCTGCTCTGGTCCCCGTCGCGTACGCACCGGCTCGGTGCCGGGGACCGGCTCCTGGTGGTGGTCCGCCGGGCGGCGCTGAGCGCACTGCTGAAGCAGGCGAACCCGCCGGTCGTCGACCCGGAACCGCCGGCACTGCCGACCCAGCCGCCGTTTCCCGCCGGCAGCCCCGGCTGAAACGGCCCCGCGTACGGGATGCTTTCGGTCTGCCCGGTGGACGCGAACGGTGTGCGTCGGCGGGGCGCGGAGATCGTGGGACGGATCAAAGAACACGGCCGAGTGCTGCGTATTGTTTCCTGGGGATTGCGGGAACAATTCGCCGTCCGACGAAGTCGAGGATTCCGGCCGCCCGCCGCGTCTCGGTGAACACCCGGAAGCCGGACGGTGCTGCCTACGTGGCCGGGCGGCAAACTCGGCCGTCGCGCCGAACCCCGCGGTTGTGGCGATGAACGGCTCGACCATGCCGAGACGGTTGTCCCTGGACTGGGCTCAGGATCGCGACCGGTCCACTCCGTGACCCGGTCGGTGCGTAGTATGCCACGGTGCGAGTATGGACTGACAGGGTTAAGAGCGTGCCGCGTCGTACGCGCTACCTCAGCCTGGGCCTCGGCGTACTGGCGGTCGCGTTGCTGGTCGTCGGCAGGTGGGACCTCTCGCTCGCGGTCGGTGCCGGTGCGCTGCTCGCCTGGGGGATGAAGGATCCCGCCCGGGTCACCTGGGCCATATTCGTCGTCGCTTTTGCCGTACCGGTAACCATCAACTTCGGCTATCCGACCAATCCTTCGTACACGCTGCTGCTCCTGCTTTTTGTTCTTGCCGTCTGGGGCGGGGTGCTCCGCAACGGAAACGACAGGTGGGACCCGAAGCTGTTCGGGGCGGTTCTCCTGCTTCCGTTGTCCGCGCTGCTCGCGGGCATATTGCACTGGCACGGAGCCAAGCCGATTATCGTCGGTATCGCGCCCCTACTGGCCATCGGGGCACTGTGCTGGCGCGTCATCGAGGAATCACGCCGCGACCCCCGGCTGATCGCCCGGATCGCGGAGGCGCTCACCTGGTTCAGTGTTGCCGTCGCCATCTTCGCCAAGTACCAGAGCATCTCCGGCACCTGGCCGATCTTCGATCAGCTCGCGTACCACTGGACCTACACCTCGCTGTTCGA of the Micromonospora sp. NBC_01796 genome contains:
- a CDS encoding potassium channel family protein; the encoded protein is MADPWRNRARRAVETRLRDGLRTNEGRPHYVVCGQDALAIHLVNALLAESVRVTVIVPTRRRADGPDIRAIRGVRVISADRLDEETFRTAALAGAHGLALMHQDDVGNIHAALCAQEVEPRLRLVLRMFNTGLGNSVRPLFADCAVLSDASMAAPTFVAAALGAVTPTHFRYRGRTMTVARRTDVRPEHVVCGLADTTDPRHVRILPADEAQADLVLAEATGQPPGTEVAARRIKRARRRQRRPTAVFWRALRSFATRKIGIATLAVLGVIVVFGFLLAHAERVSVAEALYVALVTTISGADPDPGKAASAQVMQVVLNLAGLALIPLITAAVVDGMVNARLALDDGRLRRPRKDHVVVVGLGNVGTRVMWQLHDLGIEVVAVDKDPEARGATVARRLNIPLIVGDGAREEILEAASVATCQALVVVSTDDVTNLQAALNARAAKSDLRVVLRLYDGDLADRIQKAFNINISRSVSYLAAPSFAAALLNREMIATIPISRHALLVAEVPITEGAALIGRELVQVDQAAGVRVIGLTPAGQPNLLWSPSRTHRLGAGDRLLVVVRRAALSALLKQANPPVVDPEPPALPTQPPFPAGSPG